Proteins encoded together in one Xenopus laevis strain J_2021 chromosome 6L, Xenopus_laevis_v10.1, whole genome shotgun sequence window:
- the cul1.L gene encoding uncharacterized protein LOC734526, with product MSSNRSQNPHGLKQIGLDQIWDDLRAGIQQVYTRQSMAKSRYMELYTHVYNYCTSVHQSNQARGAGVPPSKSKKGQTPGGAQFVGLELYKRLKEFLKNYLTNLLKDGEDLMDESVLKFYTQQWEDYRFSSKVLNGICAYLNRHWVRRECDEGRKGIYEIYSLALVTWRDCLFKPLNKQVTNAVLKLIEKERNGETINTRLISGVVQSYVELGLNEDDAFAKGPTLTVYKESFESQFLADTERFYTRESTEFLQQNPVTEYMKKAEARLLEEQRRVQVYLHESTQDELARKCEQVLIEKHLEIFHTEFQNLLDADKNEDLGRMYNLVSRIQDGLGELKKLLETHIHNQGLAAIEKCGEAAQNDPKMYVQTVLDVHKKYNALVMSAFNNDAGFVAALDKACGRFINNNAVTKMAQSSSKSPELLARYCDSLLKKSSKNPEEAELEDTLNQVMVVFKYIEDKDVFQKFYAKMLAKRLVHQNSASDDAEASMISKLKQACGFEYTSKLQRMFQDIGVSKDLNEQFKKHLTNSEPLDLDFSIQVLSSGSWPFQQFCTFALPSELERSYQRFTAFYASRHSGRKLTWLYQLSKGELVTNCFKNRYTLQASTFQMAILLQFNTEDAYTVQQLTDSSQIKMDILVQVLQILLKSKLLVLEDENANVDDVDLKPDILIKLYLGYKNKKLRVNINVPMKTEQKQEQETTHKNIEEDRKLLIQAAIVRIMKMRKVLKHQQLLGEVLTQLSSRFKPRVPVIKKCIDILIEKEYLERVDGEKDTYSYLA from the exons ATGTCTTCAAACAGGAGTCAAAATCCACATGGACTGAAACAGATTGGCTTGGACCAAATATGGGATGACCTGCGGGCCGGGATCCAACAAGTTTATACAAGACAGAGCATGGCAAAGTCAAGATATATGGAACTCTATAC ACATGTTTATAACTATTGCACCAGTGTGCACCAGTCTAACCAAGCACGGGGGGCTGGAGTACCACCATCAAAATCTAAAAAAGGCCAGACTCCTGGAGGTGCCCAGTTCGTTGGTCTGGAGCTGTACAAAAGGCTAAAGGAGTTCCTGAAGAATTACTTGACAAATCTCCTAAAG GATGGAGAAGATTTAATGGATGAGAGCGTACTGAAGTTTTACACACAGCAATGGGAAGATTACAGATTTTCAAgtaaagtgctgaatggaatCTGTGCATACCTCAACCGGCACTGGGTTCGCCGTGAGTGTGATGAAGGTCGCAAaggaatatatgaaatatattct CTGGCCTTGGTGACATGGAGGGATTGTCTGTTTAAGCCATTAAATAAGCAG GTAACAAATGCTGTGCTGAAACTGATTGAAAAGGAGCGAAATGGTGAAACAATAAACACCAGGCTTATAAGTGGAGTAGTGCAATCTTATG TTGAGCTTGGCTTGAATGAAGATGATGCATTTGCCAAAGGCCCAACGCTGACTGTTTATAAAGAGTCCTTTGAGTCCCAGTTTTTGGCAGACACAGAACGGTTTTATACAAGAGAGAGCACAGAGTTTTTACAGCAGAACCCTGTCACAGAATATATGAAAAAG GCAGAAGCTCGGCTTTTGGAGGAGCAGCGCAGAGTACAAGTATACTTACATGAGAGCACACAGGATGAATTGGCGCGGAAATGTGAACAAGTCCTAATTGAAAAACATCTAGAGATTTTCCACACTGAATTCCAGAATTTACTTGATGCTGATAAAAATGAAG ACTTGGGCCGTATGTACAATCTTGTTTCCCGAATCCAGGATGGTCTGGGGGAGCTGAAAAAGCTTTTAGAAACTCATATTCACAATCAGGGACTTGCTGCCATAGAAAAATGTGGGGAAGCTGCACAAAAT gatccCAAAATGTATGTACAGACTGTTTTGGATGTCCACAAGAAATACAATGCCCTAGTCATGTCTGCATTCAACAATGATGCTGGATTTGTGGCTGCACTAGATAAG GCTTGTGGTCGGTTTATAAATAACAATGCTGTGACAAAAATGGCTCAGTCTTCTAGCAAGTCACCAGAGTTACTTGCCCGGTATTGTGACTCTCTCTTGAAGAAGAG TTCCAAGAACCCAGAGGAAGCAGAGTTGGAAGATACCCTTAACCAAGTG ATGGTAGTCTTTAAATACATAGAAGACAAGGATGTGTTTCAGAAATTCTATGCAAAGATGCTTGCAAAGCGCTTGGTTCATCAAAACAGCGCCAGTGATGATGCAGAAGCAAGTATGATATCCAAGCTTAAG CAAGCCTGTGGTTTTGAGTATACATCAAAGCTTCAGCGAATGTTTCAAGATATAGGCGTGAGCAAAGATCTAAATGAGCAGTTCAAAAAGCACCTGACCAATTCTGAGCCTTTAGACT TGGACTTCAGCATACAGGTTCTGAGCTCTGGATCATGGCCCTTCCAACAGTTCTGTACATTTGCTTTACCTTCTGAG TTGGAACGCAGCTATCAGAGGTTTACAGCTTTCTATGCCAGCCGTCACAGTGGAAGGAAGTTGACATGGTTATACCAGTTGTCTAAAGGAGAACTCGTCACCAACTGCTTTAAAAATAGATACACATTGCAG GCATCCACATTCCAGATGGCAATCCTGCTGCAGTTCAACACAGAAGATGCCTACACAGTACAGCAACTGACAGATAGCTCTCAGATAAAAATG GATATTCTTGTGCAAGTTCTCCAAATTTTGCTAAAGTCTAAATTATTG GTTTTAGAAGATGAAAATGCAAATGTGGATGATGTAGACTTGAAGCCGGATATTTTAATAAAGCTCTACCTTGGTTATAAGAA caAGAAGTTACGAGTGAACATAAATGTGCCCATGAAGACAGAACAGAAGCAGGAACAGGAAACAACGCACAAAAATATAGAGGAAGACAGAAAATTGCTCATCCAG GCAGCCATTGTGAGAATAATGAAGATGAGGAAGGTTCTGAAACACCAGCAGCTTCTTGGAGAAGTGTTGACTCAGCTGTCCTCCAGATTCAAACCACGGGTCCCTGTTATCAAG AAATGCATTGATATCCTTATAGAAAAAGAGTATTTGGAGCGCGTGGATGGAGAAAAGGACACATACAGTTACCTggcttaa